From Glycine soja cultivar W05 chromosome 4, ASM419377v2, whole genome shotgun sequence, the proteins below share one genomic window:
- the LOC114409765 gene encoding thaumatin-like protein 1, whose product MASTQVFITTVVFFLGLLSGSYGATLMVTNKCSYTVWPAILSAARSLPVHTPGLVLQPGDTNTIQVPPTWSGRLWGRTLCSYNITGSFTCVTGDCISSTVECGGATAPVTLAEFTLNGTGGLDYFDVSLVDGFNLPLVVEPRSAIGAENCRATGCRRNLNKKCPVELQVIKEGESVVGCKSSCEVHEPCSNNSNLFSHFLKTRCPDAYHNASFTCVSADFTITFCPAFSKRKFPAGVVERSSHYVLLLLMKILIPIVFSVSILSCCACNIWYRSPNRECRINMFFGRAKAKTHDPQQNTANSIVEMVDGH is encoded by the exons ATGGCTTCAACTCAAGTGTTTATTACTACTGTGGTGTTTTTCTTGGGACTCCTATCAG GTTCGTACGGAGCGACATTAATGGTCACCAACAAGTGCAGCTACACAGTTTGGCCTGCCATTTTATCTGCTGCCAGAAGCTTGCCGGTCCACACCCCGGGCTTGGTTCTCCAACCAGGGGACACCAACACCATCCAAGTGCCTCCAACCTGGTCCGGCAGACTCTGGGGCCGGACCCTCTGCTCCTACAACATCACCGGAAGTTTCACGTGCGTCACTGGTGATTGCATCTCCTCCACTGTAGAATGTGGCGGCGCCACCGCACCAGTCACTCTGGCAGAGTTCACTCTAAATGGCACTGGCGGGCTGGATTACTTCGACGTGAGCCTCGTGGACGGTTTCAACCTCCCCCTGGTGGTGGAACCGCGGAGCGCAATAGGAGCCGAAAACTGTAGGGCGACTGGTTGCCGGAGGAACTTGAACAAAAAGTGTCCGGTGGAGCTGCAGGTGATAAAAGAGGGCGAGAGCGTTGTGGGTTGCAAAAGCTCGTGCGAGGTTCATGAGCCATGCAGCAATAATTccaacttgttttcacacttttTAAAAACTAGATGCCCTGATGCTTATCACAATGCCTCTTTCACTTGTGTCTCTGCCGATTTTACCATTACTTTCTGCCCCGCTTTCTCCAAGAG AAAATTTCCAGCTGGGGTGGTGGAACGCTCATCCCACTACGTCCTCTTGCTCCTGATGAAGATACTCATACCTATTGTGTTCTCAGTTTCTATTTTAAGTTGTTGCGCATGCAACATATGGTATCGCTCACCAAATAGAGAATGCAGAATCAACATGTTCTTCGGAAGAGCTAAAGCTAAAACCCACGATCCCCAACAAAATACTGCCAATAGTATTGTTGAGATGGTTGATGGGCATTAG
- the LOC114409766 gene encoding uncharacterized protein LOC114409766 has product MAGTGMGRGSDSQKQLLGLIRNFAAEKSQGERRVVNLRKQIEKLKSELSEANAELENAKRCKELVEQDLKGFEVQLMLTESSAQTLEARVSLIQDHISAVGSDLETLKSEEADLREQFFHNMLHMNGKIRKFQESIITCDIDSTASTGSVILLTVIVFSLYVKK; this is encoded by the exons ATGGCGGGAACGGGAATGGGAAGAGGAAGCGATTCGCAGAAACAACTGTTGGGCCTTATCCGTAATTTCGCTGCTGAGAAATCTCAAGGAG aaCGAAGAGTGGTGAATCTGAGAAAGCAAATCGAGAAGCTTAAATCTGAGCTGAGCGAGGCCAATGCGGAGCTTGAAAATGCGAAGCGCTGCAAAGAACTCGTCGAACAGGATCTTAAAGGCTTCGAAGTTCAATTGATGTTGACTGAATCTTCCGCTCAAACGCTAGAG GCGAGAGTATCTCTAATTCAAGACCACATCTCTGCCGTCGGATCCGATTTGGAAACTCTCAAG AGTGAAGAAGCAGATTTGCG TGAGCAATTCTTCCACAACATGCTTCATATGAATGGCAAGATAAG GAAATTTCAAGAGAGCATTATTACTTGCGACATTGATTCAACAGCTTCCACAGGTTCTGTTATTCTTTTGACTGTTATAGTCTTTtctttatatgtaaaaaaataa
- the LOC114408198 gene encoding thaumatin-like protein 1b — MVTNKCSYTVWPAILSATRSWPIHTPGFVLQPGDTNTIQVPPTWSGRLWGRTLCSYNITGSFTCVTGDCISSTVECGGATAPVTLAEFTLNGTGGLDHFDVSLVDGFNLPLVVEPRSGIGAENCRATGCRRNLNKKCPVELQVIKEGEGVVGCKSSCEVHEPCSNNSTLFSHFLKTSCPDAYHNASFTCVSADYTITFCPAFSKRKFPARVVDRSSHYVLMLLMKILIPTVFSVSILSCCACNIWYRSPNRECRINMFFGRAKAKTHDPQQNTANSIVEMVDGH, encoded by the exons ATGGTCACCAACAAGTGCAGCTACACAGTTTGGCCAGCCATTTTATCTGCTACCAGAAGCTGGCCGATCCACACCCCGGGCTTCGTTCTCCAACCAGGGGACACCAACACCATCCAAGTGCCTCCAACCTGGTCCGGCAGACTCTGGGGCCGGACCCTCTGCTCCTACAACATCACCGGAAGTTTCACGTGCGTCACTGGTGATTGCATCTCCTCCACTGTAGAATGTGGCGGCGCCACCGCACCAGTCACTCTGGCAGAGTTCACTCTGAATGGCACTGGCGGGCTGGATCACTTCGACGTGAGCCTCGTGGACGGTTTCAACCTCCCCCTGGTGGTGGAACCGCGGAGCGGAATAGGAGCCGAAAACTGTAGGGCGACTGGTTGCCGGAGGAACTTGAACAAAAAGTGTCCGGTGGAGCTGCAGGTGATAAAAGAGGGCGAGGGCGTTGTGGGGTGCAAAAGCTCGTGCGAGGTTCATGAGCCATGCAGCAATAATTCCACCTTGTTTTCACACTTTTTAAAAACTAGTTGCCCTGATGCTTATCACAATGCCTCCTTCACTTGTGTCTCTGCAGATTATACCATCACTTTCTGCCCCGCTTTCTCCAAGAG AAAATTTCCAGCTCGGGTGGTGGACCGCTCATCCCACTACGTCCTCATGCTCCTGATGAAGATACTCATACCTACTGTGTTCTCAGTTTCTATTTTAAGTTGTTGCGCATGCAACATATGGTATCGCTCACCAAATAGAGAATGCAGAATCAACATGTTCTTCGGAAGAGCTAAAGCTAAAACCCACGATCCCCAACAAAATACTGCCAATAGTATTGTTGAGATGGTTGATGGGCATTAG